The Ciconia boyciana chromosome 26, ASM3463844v1, whole genome shotgun sequence nucleotide sequence GAGttcctgtccccctccccttccaggTGCTGGCACttggggggggcacccacagcacctCCTTGGGGCCCCTCGTTAGCACCATCCCCTTGCATTCTCGTATTCTTGGGTGACCCCCAAATGCTtgcatggggggggggtgtcccccaaATCCGGCGTGCCGTATTTTAAGGCCGTGCTGGATGAGAAGCCGGGTGGGAGTTGGCGGACGGCCACCGGGGGGGtcaccggggcggggggattTGTCCCCATACCCGGTGGCACGTCGTCCCCCGCCTCTGCCATgggtgggggggcacccacaggggttttttcctgtgggACCACCTAGCACCCTGTGGGTCATCatcccctggggaccccctagcacccaccctgcacccctgggtgcACCCCAGCCCGGTGTATTTAATCCCTGCGGAATGGACGCGCGCACACGCGCGCGCGCGGGTGATGGCGatgggggggttggggtgctgacctcctgctcccctccgcAGCCGTGCAGCGAGGCCGCATGGCTCACGCCCCGAGCAGCCCCGGCCAATACCCCGTGGTCCCCGGGGACCCCTACGGCGGCCACGGCTACTTAAGCGGCTTCATCTCGCTGCTGCTCCGCGCCGAACCGTACCCCCCGGCTCGCTACGGCGCCCAGTGCCTGCAGCCCAGCGGCGTGGTGGGCATCGAGAGCATCTGCGAGCTGGCCGCCCGCCTCCTCTTCAGCGCCATCGAATGGGCCAAGGGCATCCCCTTCTTCCCGGACTTGCAGCTTTCGGATCAAGTAGCCTTGCTCCGCTTGGGCTGGAGCGAGCTCTTCGTGCTGAACGCGGCGCAGTCGGCCTTGCCGTTGCACGCCGCGCCCTTGCTGGCGGCCGCCGGGCTCCACGCCGCTCCCATGGCCGCCGACCGCGTGGTCGCCTTCATGGACCACATCCGCCTCTTCCAGGAGCAGGTGGAGAAGCTGAAGGCCCTGCACGTCGACGCCGCCGAGTACGCCTGCCTCAAGGCCGTGGCCCTCTTCTCCCCCGgtgagggggcggggcttggggagggggcggggccgcgaGGGGAGGGGTTTAAGAGGGTGGGGTCGTgggcggggcttggggggcAAGGGGTGGGACTCCAAGGGGTGGGCGTCAATGGGTGTGCAGGGAATGAATGGGCTGGGGATGGCTGGGTGGGGCTAAATGGGGTGGGGCCAAATAGGGTGGGGCTTAATGGGGTGGGGCTCCAATGGGGTGGGTGTCTGGGTGTGCAGGGAatgagtgggctgggggtgacTGGGTGTGGCTTTATGGGGCGGGGCTTGATGGGGTGTGGCTTAATGGGGAGGGGCTTAAGGGGGTGTGGCCCCAAGGCAGTGGGCATCAATGGGTGTGCAGGGAATGAATGGGCTGGGGATGGCTGGGTGGGGCTAAATGGGGTGGGGCCAAATAGGGTGGGGCTTAATGGGGTGGGGCTTAATGGGACAGGGCTAAATGGGGTGGAGCTTAATGGGGCGGGGCTtgggggcagggctgggtgtcGCGGGAATGAACGGGTGGGGCTAAACGAGGTGGGGCCGGGTGGGCGGGGCCAAATGGGGTGGGTGGGGCTAAGTAGGGCGGGATTAATGACGGTGGGACTGGGCTGGGTGGGGCTAAGCGGGGTGGGGGAGACAgaggaggggcggggcggggcggggccaaAGGTGCGGGCTCCCCGCCGcgcctcagtttccccctcgGCCGGCAGACGCGGTGGGGCTGTCGGACCCGGGGCAAGTGGCCGGCCTGCAGGAGAAGTCGCAGTGCGCGCTGGAGGAGCACGTCCGGCGGCAGCACCCCGGCCAGCCCAGCCGCTTCGGGCgcctgctcctgcgcctgcCCGCCCTGCGCAGCGTGTCCGCCCCCGGCATCCAGCAGCTCTTCTTCAGCCGCCTGGTGGGCAAGACCCCCATCGAGACCCTCATCCGCGACATGCTGCTGGCCGGCGCCACCCTCAACTGGCCCTACGGCCCCATGCAGTGacggccgccccgccccgccccgccccgggatGGGGACCCCAAGGAGGGGAGGCCAAGGATGGGGGATCCCAACCACGGGGACATCAAGGATGGGGACACCAAGGATTGGGCTCCAATGATGGGAAACTAAAGGTGGGGACACCAAGGATTGGACCCCCAAAGATGGGGACGCCAAGGGTGGAGACCCCCAACGATGGGACCCCAAAGATGGGGACACCAAGGATTGGACTCCAACGATGGGAACCCAACGATGGGGACACCAAGAATGGGAGCCTCAAAGATGGGGACGCCAAGGATTGGGCTCCAACGATGGGACCTCACGAATGGGACCCCTCCAAGATGGGAACACCAAGGACTGGACCCTAACGATGGGGGCACCAAGGGTGGAGACCCCAACGATGGGACCCCATGGTTGGGGACCACAAGGACGGGAGCCCAAGGATGGGGGATCCCAACGGTGGGGACATCAAGGGTGGGGACACCAAGGATTGGACTCCAAGGATGGGACCCCTCCAAGATGGAGaccccaaggatggagaccccaACAGAGGACCCCAGCGATGGGACCCCCAAGGGTGGGACCCCCAAGGATGGGGACCCCCCAACGATGGGACCCCCCAAGGACAGGGACCCCCCAACGATGGGACCCCCAAGGGTGGGACCCCCAAGGATGGGGACACCCCAaggacagggacccccccaaggATGGGACCCTCAAGGATGGGGACCCCCCAACGACGGGACCCCCAAGGGTGGGACCCCCAAGGATGGGGACCCCCCAACGATGGGACCCCCAAGGGTGGGACCCCCAAGGATGGGGCCCCCCCGAGGACGGGGACCCCCAAGGCTGGGACCCCAAGGCTGGGCACAGGGACACTGCTGGGGGTGTCCGTGGctgtggattttttccccctatttcaGGGCAAAAAGCAGGTTGGGGGCTGAACCGCGAGGGGGGCGCCCGCGGCAGGGGGAGGGGCCTatttataaagagaaaataaaataaaataaaataaaataaaataaaataaaataaaagccaataTCCCCCCCCGGCAGGGACATCTCTGtcgtcttctttttttttaatgtttttcccccttttctggtgccccccccccgtttatgattattttttacatttatctcGTTAAAAACATAGAATTCGGTCAAGTCGACGGCTTCccttcttttaatcttttctggCCGGAATTCGGGCTGGAAGGAAAAGTGACGACAGCTGGGCCCCgcccctcccagtatggccGGGGGATGCTCCCAGTGCCgtccccagtccctcccagtatggGCTTCTTCCACTCCCAGTCTGGTCCCACCAGTATGAGCCCCCAGTGAGGTCCCAGTGCCGCCCCAGTCAGATCCCAGTACGGCCCCCAGGTTTATCCCAGTGTGCAGCCCCAGTCTCATCCCTCTATGTCTTCCCAGTATGGTCCCAGTCTCATCCCAGTATGCCCCCAGTCTGATACCAGTCTGATCCCAGTCTCGTGGCAGTATGTGCCCCCAGTCTGGTCCCAGTAATGCTCTCAGTCTCATCCCATTATGGCCCCCAGTCTGATCCCAGTATGGTCCCACTGTCATCCCAGTATGTCCCCCAGAAGCTCCACCCCAGTACGGTCCCAGTCTTATCCCAGTATGGTCCCAGTCTCATCCCAGTATGCCCCCCAGTCTGATCCCAGTATGGTCCTAGTCTCATCCCAGTATGCCCCCAGTATTCCTCCCCAGCCTTATCCCAGTATGGCCCCAGTGTTACCCCAGTACACCCCCAGTCTGATCCCAGTATGGTCCTAGTCTCATCCCAGTATGCCCCCAGTATTCCTCCCCAGCCTTATCCCAGTATGGCCCCAGTGTTACCCCAGTACGCCCCCCAGTCTGATCCCAGTATGGTCCCAGTGTCACCCCAGTACGCCCCAGCCTTATCCCAGTACGGCCCCGGTGTTACCCCCGTACGCCCCAGTCCGATCCCAGTACGGCCCCGGTGTTACCCCCGTACGCCCCCAGTCCGATCCCAGTATGGCCCCGGTGTTACCCCCGTACGCCCCAGTCCGATCCCAGTACGGCCCCGGTGTTACCCCAGTACGCCCCCAGTCCGATCCCAGTACGGCCCCAGTGTTACCCCAGTACGCTCCCAGCCTTATCCCAGAATGGTCCCAGTGTTACCCCAGTATGCCCCCAGTCCGATCCCAGTACGGCCCCAGTGTTACCCCAGTATGCCCCCAGTCCGATCCCAGTACGGCCCCGGTGTTACCCCTGTACGCCCCCAGTCCGATCCCAGTACGGCCCCGGTGTTACCCCAGTACGCCCCAGTCCGATCCCAGTACGGTCCCAGTGTTACCCCAGTACGCCCCAGTCCGATCCCAGTACGGCCCCGGTGTTACCCCAGTACGCCCAGTACGCCCCCAGTCCGATCCCAGTACGGCCCCGGCGTTACCCCGTACGCCCCCAGTCCAATCCCAGTACGGCC carries:
- the LOC140644217 gene encoding nuclear receptor subfamily 2 group F member 5-like; protein product: MALAAGPWPEPPLPPPPPPPPPPPPPPGGPEAAGKAAGDCLVCGDKASGKHYGQFTCEGCKSFFKRSVRRNLSYSCRGGRDCPVDQHHRNQCQYCRLRKCLRVGMRREAVQRGRMAHAPSSPGQYPVVPGDPYGGHGYLSGFISLLLRAEPYPPARYGAQCLQPSGVVGIESICELAARLLFSAIEWAKGIPFFPDLQLSDQVALLRLGWSELFVLNAAQSALPLHAAPLLAAAGLHAAPMAADRVVAFMDHIRLFQEQVEKLKALHVDAAEYACLKAVALFSPDAVGLSDPGQVAGLQEKSQCALEEHVRRQHPGQPSRFGRLLLRLPALRSVSAPGIQQLFFSRLVGKTPIETLIRDMLLAGATLNWPYGPMQ